Part of the Candidatus Limnocylindrales bacterium genome is shown below.
TACAAAGCCCGGCAATGAGTAGGAGCCGTTTAAGATGGGGATCCGGAGGGGAAAAACTCTTTTGATTCCACCGGAATTCCCCTTGAGGCTCTTACCCCTTTACACGTTCTTAAGTTAACCATCTTACTCCTAACCCTCCCTCGTCTTACAAGGAACTTTGACTGCAACGTTCCTTCCCCTGCCGGGGCGAGGGAGGATCAGACTTTCTGTTTATTCGCCTCCCCGCTGGGTAAAGTTTTTTACGAACTCCTCTGCATTTTGCTCCAAAACCTCATCGATTTGATCCATGAGATCTTCCAGATTTTTCTTGATTTCCTTTCCCTTTTCCGATACGTTTCCACCGGATCTTTCTTCCTTTTCCTTTTGGGGTTCTGTGGGCCTGACAACCCTTTTCTGCTGGTCCACGGTGGCATAGGAAATTCCCAAAAGTAAATGGGCCTCGGTTTGAAGGGAATCGTGAAATAAATGTTTGAATATCATCTTAACTTACCTCCTTTCGCCCTTTGAGCCATCTTTGGCAGGGGCACGTTGCCACGTGCCCTTACTATTTTCTCGCTTTCCTTACGGCTAAAAGGGTCTTGTAAAGCCG
Proteins encoded:
- a CDS encoding ubiquitin-like protein Pup, whose product is MIFKHLFHDSLQTEAHLLLGISYATVDQQKRVVRPTEPQKEKEERSGGNVSEKGKEIKKNLEDLMDQIDEVLEQNAEEFVKNFTQRGGE